From Streptomyces sp. Edi4, one genomic window encodes:
- a CDS encoding LysR family transcriptional regulator, with protein MSTSGPEDQAPLAHRVPDLGAMELLLAVARHGSLGRAARDLGITQPAASSRVRSMERLLGVALVDRSPRGSRLTAEGVLVTDWARRVVEAAEAFDAGAQALRGRRDSRLRVAASMTIAEYLLPGWLIALRAERPGTAVSLSAGNSAVVAKLLLSDEADLGFVEGLGVPAGLDSAVIGHDRLVVVAAPSHPWARRRGPLPPAELAATPLILRERGSGTRQVLDAALAAHGGLADPLIELSSTTAVKASVVSGAGPSVLSELALGEELAARRLVRIPVEGVRLRRDLRAVWRRGPLPAGPARDLLSLAAPK; from the coding sequence ATGAGCACGAGCGGACCCGAGGACCAGGCGCCCCTCGCCCACCGGGTGCCCGACCTGGGAGCGATGGAGCTGCTGCTCGCCGTCGCCCGGCACGGCAGTCTCGGACGCGCGGCCCGCGATCTCGGCATCACCCAGCCCGCGGCGAGCAGCCGGGTCCGCTCGATGGAACGCCTCCTCGGTGTCGCGCTCGTGGACCGTTCCCCGCGCGGCTCACGGCTCACCGCCGAGGGCGTCCTCGTGACGGACTGGGCGCGGCGGGTCGTGGAGGCGGCCGAGGCATTCGACGCCGGCGCGCAGGCCCTGCGGGGGCGGCGCGATTCGCGGCTGCGGGTCGCCGCCAGCATGACGATCGCCGAGTACCTGCTGCCGGGCTGGCTGATCGCGCTGCGCGCCGAGCGACCGGGCACGGCGGTGTCCCTGAGCGCCGGGAACTCCGCCGTCGTGGCGAAGCTGCTGCTCAGTGACGAGGCGGACCTCGGCTTCGTCGAGGGTCTTGGCGTACCCGCCGGGCTGGACTCGGCGGTCATCGGGCACGACCGGCTCGTGGTGGTCGCGGCCCCCTCGCACCCCTGGGCGCGCCGGCGCGGGCCGCTGCCGCCGGCCGAACTGGCCGCGACCCCGCTCATCCTGCGCGAGCGCGGCTCGGGCACCCGTCAGGTCCTGGACGCGGCGCTGGCCGCGCACGGCGGACTTGCCGACCCTCTCATCGAGCTGTCCTCGACCACCGCCGTGAAGGCGTCCGTGGTCAGCGGGGCGGGGCCCTCGGTCCTGAGCGAACTGGCCCTGGGCGAGGAGCTGGCCGCCCGCCGTCTGGTGCGGATCCCGGTCGAGGGCGTACGGCTGCGGCGCGATCTGCGCGCGGTGTGGCGCAGGGGCCCGCTTCCGGCCGGCCCCGCCCGCGATCTGCTGTCCCTGGCCGCGCCCAAGTAG
- a CDS encoding DUF2510 domain-containing protein has protein sequence MTLTTPPGWYADPGLPGNERWWDGAAWTAHTRAAGQQGYGPPAAVVAPPPARRRGRAAVIASAAVLLVAGIAAAVLVARPGDDGARAAAPSKGPKAPSAANAPAPQDSPAPSRDPHRLVDQLNGITLPIPDGWEEGDDPVTGRVTMVTKDILYCPGDQGYCRGGGVSTTTATRTDLTTPEAVAKNDIADAAKDAYDADPTGNGVHHYNGITSHQEVKSAPVSVGGSTGYLVRWRVKTGAGSGGYVESLAFPAPMANQAMVIVRLSFDAGSDGPPLALMDTITQGIAPIGGGGGGAGNSGGGHGGVGTSLAPPSP, from the coding sequence ATGACCTTGACGACCCCGCCCGGCTGGTACGCGGATCCGGGCCTGCCCGGCAACGAACGCTGGTGGGACGGCGCGGCCTGGACCGCGCACACCCGCGCCGCAGGCCAGCAGGGCTACGGGCCCCCGGCCGCGGTCGTGGCCCCGCCGCCCGCCCGTCGGCGCGGCCGGGCGGCGGTCATCGCCTCGGCCGCCGTGCTCCTGGTGGCCGGGATCGCCGCCGCCGTCCTCGTCGCCCGGCCCGGGGACGACGGGGCGCGGGCGGCGGCCCCGAGCAAGGGGCCCAAGGCGCCGTCGGCCGCCAACGCCCCGGCCCCGCAGGACAGTCCCGCGCCCTCGCGCGATCCGCACCGGCTCGTCGACCAGCTCAACGGCATCACCCTGCCCATCCCGGACGGCTGGGAGGAGGGCGACGACCCGGTGACCGGACGCGTCACCATGGTGACCAAGGACATCCTGTACTGCCCGGGCGACCAGGGGTACTGCCGTGGCGGCGGGGTCTCCACGACGACGGCCACCCGGACCGACCTCACGACCCCCGAGGCCGTCGCCAAGAACGACATCGCCGACGCCGCCAAGGACGCCTACGACGCGGACCCCACAGGCAACGGCGTCCACCACTACAACGGCATCACCTCGCACCAGGAGGTGAAGTCCGCCCCCGTGTCGGTCGGCGGGAGCACCGGCTATCTGGTGCGCTGGCGGGTCAAGACAGGCGCGGGGTCGGGCGGTTACGTCGAATCCCTCGCCTTCCCCGCGCCCATGGCCAACCAGGCGATGGTCATCGTGCGGCTCTCCTTCGACGCGGGGTCCGACGGGCCGCCGCTCGCCCTCATGGACACCATCACGCAGGGCATCGCGCCGATCGGTGGCGGTGGCGGCGGCGCTGGCAATAGCGGCGGCGGTCACGGCGGCGTCGGCACCAGCCTGGCCCCGCCCTCGCCGTGA
- a CDS encoding 3-oxoacyl-ACP reductase → MTDDTATIPGDSPRTPVCRRLAGRTAVITGAGSGIGLATAKRLAAEGAHVVCGDIDESAGKAAAEAVGGLFVKVDVTDQEQVEALFKTAFDTYGSVDIAFNNAGISPPDDDSILTTGLDAWRRVQEVNLTSVYLCCKAALPYMRRQGRGSIINTASFVAVMGAATSQISYTASKGGVLAMSRELGVQFAREGIRVNALCPGPVNTPLLQELFAKDPERAARRLVHIPAGRFAEADEIAAAVAFLASDDSSFINATDFLVDGGISGAYVTPL, encoded by the coding sequence ATGACCGACGACACCGCAACGATCCCTGGGGACTCCCCCCGGACCCCCGTCTGCCGCCGCCTGGCCGGCCGCACCGCCGTCATCACCGGAGCCGGCAGCGGCATCGGACTCGCGACCGCCAAGCGCCTGGCCGCCGAGGGCGCCCACGTGGTGTGCGGCGACATCGACGAGAGCGCCGGCAAGGCCGCCGCCGAAGCCGTCGGCGGGCTCTTCGTCAAGGTCGACGTCACCGACCAGGAACAGGTCGAGGCGCTGTTCAAGACGGCGTTCGACACCTACGGCAGCGTCGACATCGCGTTCAACAACGCGGGCATCTCGCCGCCCGACGACGACTCGATCCTCACCACCGGACTCGACGCCTGGCGCCGCGTCCAGGAGGTCAACCTCACCTCCGTCTATCTGTGCTGCAAGGCCGCGCTGCCCTACATGCGGCGCCAGGGCCGGGGCTCCATCATCAACACCGCCTCGTTCGTGGCCGTCATGGGCGCGGCGACCTCGCAGATCTCCTACACCGCCTCCAAGGGCGGGGTGCTCGCGATGTCGCGCGAGCTCGGTGTGCAGTTCGCCCGCGAGGGCATCCGCGTCAACGCGCTGTGCCCGGGTCCCGTCAACACCCCGCTGCTCCAGGAGCTGTTCGCCAAGGACCCCGAGCGCGCCGCGCGCCGCCTGGTGCACATCCCGGCGGGCCGCTTCGCCGAGGCCGACGAGATCGCCGCCGCCGTCGCCTTCCTCGCGAGCGACGACTCCTCCTTCATCAACGCCACCGACTTCCTGGTCGACGGCGGCATCTCCGGGGCGTACGTCACGCCGCTCTAG
- the eat gene encoding ethanolamine permease produces MAEGTDLRTAPPATAEDDYLHRRTLRRGSAGWLLLTGLGVAYVVSGDFSGWNIGLSKGGFGGLAAATVLMGIMYACLVFSLAELSAILPTAGGGYGFARRALGTWGGFLTGTAILIEYILAPAAISLFIGDYVESLGLFGLTSGWPVHLACFALFIGIHLWGVGEALRFSLVVTAIAVAALLVFAVGAFTDFDASRLNDIPVDTSALGAGSWLPFGVLGIWAAFPFGMWFFLGVEGVPLAAEEAKDPVRSMPRALAIALSVLVLLAVVTFLAATGAHGSAALKDAGNPLVVALQGDGGPTALSRFVNYAGLAGLVASFFSLIFAGSRQLFALSRAGYLPRFLSLTSRRKSPYLGLLIPGAIGFALAAWSGNGGRMLNVAVFGATISYALMALSHVVLRRREPDLERPYRTPGGILTSSVAFVLALFALVATFLVDKDAAFIALGVYAIALAYFAFYSRHRLVANAPEEEFAALAEAEAELARD; encoded by the coding sequence ATGGCCGAGGGCACCGACCTGCGCACCGCACCACCCGCCACCGCCGAGGACGACTATCTGCACCGGCGCACCCTGCGGCGCGGCAGCGCCGGCTGGCTGCTGCTGACCGGGCTCGGCGTCGCCTATGTGGTCTCGGGCGACTTCTCCGGCTGGAACATCGGCCTGTCCAAGGGCGGCTTCGGCGGCCTTGCGGCGGCCACCGTCCTGATGGGCATCATGTACGCCTGTCTCGTCTTCTCGCTCGCCGAACTCTCCGCCATCCTGCCCACGGCGGGCGGCGGTTACGGCTTCGCGCGCCGGGCGCTCGGCACCTGGGGCGGATTCCTGACCGGCACCGCGATCCTCATCGAGTACATCCTGGCGCCCGCCGCGATCTCGCTGTTCATCGGCGACTACGTCGAATCGCTCGGCCTGTTCGGGCTCACCTCGGGCTGGCCGGTCCACCTCGCCTGCTTCGCGCTCTTCATCGGGATCCACCTGTGGGGCGTGGGCGAGGCGCTGCGCTTCAGCCTGGTCGTCACCGCGATCGCGGTGGCTGCCCTGCTGGTCTTCGCCGTCGGCGCGTTCACCGACTTCGACGCGTCCCGTCTCAACGACATCCCGGTGGACACCTCGGCGCTCGGCGCCGGCTCGTGGCTGCCGTTCGGCGTGCTCGGCATCTGGGCCGCGTTCCCCTTCGGCATGTGGTTCTTCCTCGGCGTCGAGGGGGTGCCGCTCGCGGCCGAGGAGGCCAAGGATCCGGTGCGGTCCATGCCGCGCGCGCTCGCCATCGCGCTGTCGGTCCTCGTCCTGCTCGCCGTGGTGACGTTCCTGGCCGCGACCGGGGCGCACGGCTCGGCGGCCCTCAAGGACGCGGGCAACCCGCTGGTGGTGGCGCTCCAGGGCGACGGCGGGCCCACCGCGCTCAGCAGGTTCGTCAACTACGCGGGGCTCGCGGGCCTGGTGGCGTCGTTCTTCTCGCTGATCTTCGCGGGCTCGCGCCAGCTCTTCGCCCTGTCCCGGGCCGGCTATCTGCCCCGCTTCCTGTCCCTGACCAGCCGCCGCAAGTCGCCCTACCTCGGCCTGCTGATCCCCGGCGCGATCGGGTTCGCGCTGGCCGCGTGGAGCGGCAACGGCGGGCGGATGCTGAACGTGGCGGTGTTCGGCGCCACCATCTCGTACGCTTTGATGGCGCTCTCGCACGTGGTCCTGCGGCGCCGCGAGCCGGACCTGGAGCGTCCCTACCGCACGCCGGGCGGCATCCTGACCTCCTCCGTCGCCTTCGTGCTCGCGCTGTTCGCGCTGGTGGCCACCTTCCTTGTGGACAAGGACGCGGCGTTCATCGCGCTGGGTGTCTACGCGATCGCGCTGGCCTATTTCGCCTTCTACAGCCGCCACCGGCTGGTCGCCAACGCCCCCGAGGAGGAGTTCGCCGCGCTGGCCGAGGCCGAGGCCGAACTCGCCCGGGACTGA
- a CDS encoding gamma-glutamyl-gamma-aminobutyrate hydrolase family protein, whose amino-acid sequence MPKPLIGISTYLEPAAWGVWQMPAALLPAGYPRLVRAAGGLAAMLPPDDDPAAAAEVVARVDGLIIAGGADVEPVCYGATASSLTGPPARARDAWELALIEAALASGTPLLGICRGLQLLNVALGGTLVQHLDGHTGGRGVFGEHTVEPVPGTLYASLVPEAASVPTYHHQCVDRLGAGLVASAYAADGTVEAAELPGPGWALGVQWHPEAGQDLRVARGLVRAAAARGGRPTPAP is encoded by the coding sequence GTGCCCAAACCGCTGATTGGCATCAGTACGTATCTGGAGCCAGCCGCGTGGGGGGTGTGGCAGATGCCCGCCGCCCTGCTGCCCGCCGGCTATCCCCGGCTCGTGCGGGCGGCCGGGGGCCTGGCCGCGATGCTGCCGCCGGACGACGACCCGGCGGCAGCGGCCGAGGTGGTGGCGCGTGTCGACGGCCTGATCATCGCGGGCGGCGCGGATGTGGAGCCGGTGTGCTACGGGGCCACGGCCTCCTCCCTGACCGGGCCGCCCGCCCGCGCGCGGGACGCCTGGGAGCTGGCCCTGATCGAGGCGGCCCTGGCCTCGGGCACCCCGCTGCTCGGCATCTGCCGGGGTCTTCAGCTCCTCAATGTCGCGCTCGGCGGCACGCTGGTGCAGCACCTGGACGGGCACACCGGTGGACGCGGGGTGTTCGGCGAGCACACCGTCGAGCCGGTGCCGGGCACGCTGTACGCCTCGCTCGTGCCCGAGGCCGCGTCCGTGCCGACCTACCACCACCAGTGCGTGGACCGGCTCGGCGCCGGGCTCGTGGCGTCGGCGTACGCGGCGGACGGCACGGTGGAGGCGGCCGAACTGCCCGGGCCGGGCTGGGCCCTGGGCGTCCAGTGGCACCCCGAGGCGGGCCAGGACCTTCGCGTGGCGCGGGGCCTGGTGAGGGCGGCGGCGGCCCGGGGCGGGCGGCCGACACCGGCGCCCTGA
- a CDS encoding haloacid dehalogenase-like hydrolase yields the protein MSALFAVPAVRRLPVLAAALSMAAAGLVAAQPAEAHPARCPQLTVSQGWFGDNQDRIQDLIDTYGTCEARAGHGKKKPVAVFDWDNTVVKNDVGDATMYWLLRHSKIQRPAHGDWRTTSRYLTKDAATALSAACPAGPSKTLPTASDTRCADEILAVYGEGATSAGTTAFAGYDRRTIEPSYAWLAQLLHGWTPAQVRSFAAAARAENLSAPADAVQTVGSNTKATAWVRYYDQQRDLIRTLQRAGFDVWITSASPEPVVDVWARGAGVDPDHAIGIRSTTEHGRLTSHLVGCGSAKDGDDSVITYIDGKRCWINQEIFGVRGAAAERVQPAGRRQVFAAGDSDTDVSFLRDATGLRLVLNRNKNELMCRAYDDSDGRWIVNPMFIEPKGQKTAPYPCATTGYTGRDGTPAPVRRADGSVVPDQRDSVYAG from the coding sequence GTGTCTGCGCTCTTCGCGGTCCCCGCCGTCCGCCGGCTTCCCGTCCTCGCCGCGGCGCTCTCCATGGCCGCCGCCGGGCTCGTCGCCGCACAGCCCGCCGAGGCACACCCGGCGCGCTGCCCCCAACTGACCGTCTCCCAGGGGTGGTTCGGCGACAACCAGGACCGCATCCAGGACCTGATCGACACGTACGGCACCTGCGAGGCGCGCGCGGGCCACGGCAAGAAGAAGCCGGTCGCCGTCTTCGACTGGGACAACACCGTCGTCAAGAACGACGTCGGTGACGCCACCATGTACTGGCTGCTGCGCCACTCCAAGATCCAGCGCCCGGCGCACGGAGACTGGCGCACCACCAGCCGCTACCTCACCAAGGACGCGGCCACGGCGCTGTCCGCCGCGTGCCCGGCGGGCCCCTCCAAGACGCTGCCGACCGCGAGCGACACGCGGTGCGCGGACGAAATCCTCGCGGTGTACGGCGAGGGCGCCACCAGCGCGGGCACGACCGCCTTCGCCGGGTACGACCGCCGCACCATCGAGCCCTCCTACGCCTGGCTCGCCCAGCTCCTGCACGGCTGGACCCCGGCGCAGGTCCGGTCCTTCGCGGCGGCGGCCCGCGCCGAGAACCTGTCGGCCCCGGCCGACGCCGTCCAGACGGTCGGCAGCAACACCAAGGCCACCGCCTGGGTGCGCTACTACGACCAGCAGCGCGATCTGATCCGTACGCTCCAGAGGGCCGGCTTCGACGTGTGGATCACCTCCGCGTCGCCCGAGCCCGTGGTGGACGTCTGGGCGCGCGGCGCGGGCGTGGACCCGGACCACGCCATCGGCATCCGCTCCACCACCGAGCACGGCCGTCTCACCTCGCACCTCGTGGGATGCGGCTCGGCCAAGGACGGCGACGACTCGGTGATCACCTACATCGACGGCAAGCGCTGCTGGATCAACCAGGAGATCTTCGGGGTGCGCGGCGCCGCCGCCGAGCGCGTACAGCCGGCCGGCCGGCGGCAGGTGTTCGCGGCCGGCGACTCCGACACCGACGTCTCCTTCCTGCGGGACGCCACGGGTCTTCGGCTCGTCCTGAACCGCAACAAGAACGAGCTGATGTGCCGGGCGTACGACGACAGCGACGGCCGCTGGATCGTGAACCCGATGTTCATCGAGCCCAAGGGCCAGAAGACGGCGCCCTACCCCTGCGCCACCACCGGCTACACCGGCCGCGACGGCACCCCGGCCCCGGTGCGCCGCGCCGACGGCTCGGTCGTCCCGGACCAGCGGGACTCCGTGTACGCCGGCTGA
- a CDS encoding aldehyde dehydrogenase family protein, which produces MSTASTAYELQVLNPATEEVIAVVAGATVADVDAAVARARAAQRGWAAAAPADRARLLRRFAAVVDQHIEELAHLEVQEAGHTIGNARWEAGNVRDLLDFSAGGVERLSGRQIPVAGGLDITLLEPLGVVGVIAPWNFPMPIAAWGTAPALAAGNAVILKPAETTPLTALRLAGLALEAGLPEGLFQVLPGAGTIAGDALVEHPGVAKIVFTGSTRVGKQIMAKCADRVKRVTLELGGKSPNIVFADADIEAAAAATPMSFLDNCGQDCCARTRILVQRGAYDRFMELLGPAIEEIAVGDPADEKTMMGPLISRVQLDRVRSYVPGDAPALRGSAPDGPGFWFPPTVLTGLGPEAPAAVEEVFGPVAVVLPFEDEEDAVRLANATDYGLSGSIWTRDIGRALRLSRAVAAGNLSVNSHSSVRHSTPFGGYKQSGLGRELGPDALAAFTETKNVFISTEA; this is translated from the coding sequence TTGTCCACCGCGTCCACCGCGTACGAGCTACAGGTACTCAACCCCGCCACCGAGGAGGTGATCGCGGTCGTCGCCGGCGCCACCGTCGCCGACGTGGACGCCGCGGTCGCACGGGCCAGGGCGGCCCAGCGCGGCTGGGCCGCCGCGGCCCCCGCCGACCGCGCCCGCCTCCTGCGCCGCTTCGCGGCCGTGGTCGACCAACACATCGAGGAACTGGCCCACTTGGAGGTTCAGGAGGCCGGGCACACCATCGGCAACGCCCGCTGGGAGGCGGGCAACGTCCGCGACCTGCTCGACTTCTCGGCCGGGGGAGTGGAGCGCCTGAGTGGGCGTCAGATCCCGGTCGCGGGCGGCCTCGACATCACCCTGCTCGAACCGCTCGGCGTGGTCGGTGTCATCGCCCCCTGGAACTTCCCGATGCCCATCGCCGCCTGGGGCACCGCCCCCGCGCTCGCGGCCGGCAACGCGGTGATCCTCAAGCCCGCGGAGACCACCCCGCTCACCGCCCTGCGGCTGGCCGGCCTCGCCCTGGAGGCGGGGCTGCCCGAAGGCCTCTTCCAGGTCCTGCCCGGCGCGGGCACGATCGCGGGGGACGCGCTCGTCGAGCACCCCGGCGTCGCGAAGATCGTCTTCACCGGGTCCACCCGCGTCGGCAAGCAGATCATGGCCAAGTGCGCCGACCGCGTGAAGCGGGTGACCCTCGAACTCGGCGGCAAGAGCCCCAACATCGTCTTCGCCGACGCCGACATCGAGGCGGCGGCCGCCGCCACCCCCATGTCCTTCCTCGACAACTGCGGCCAGGACTGCTGCGCCCGCACCCGCATCCTGGTCCAGCGCGGCGCGTACGACCGCTTCATGGAACTGCTCGGCCCCGCCATCGAGGAGATCGCGGTCGGTGATCCGGCCGACGAGAAGACGATGATGGGCCCGCTCATCTCGCGCGTCCAGCTGGACCGCGTCCGCTCCTACGTCCCCGGCGACGCGCCCGCGCTGCGCGGCAGCGCACCCGACGGGCCCGGCTTCTGGTTCCCGCCGACCGTCCTGACCGGCCTGGGCCCGGAGGCGCCCGCCGCCGTCGAGGAGGTCTTCGGGCCGGTCGCCGTCGTGCTCCCCTTCGAGGACGAGGAGGACGCGGTACGGCTCGCCAACGCCACCGACTACGGGCTTTCCGGCTCGATCTGGACCCGCGACATCGGCCGCGCGCTGCGCCTCTCGCGCGCCGTCGCGGCTGGCAACCTGTCCGTCAACTCCCATTCCAGCGTGCGCCATTCGACCCCGTTCGGCGGCTACAAGCAGTCCGGCCTCGGCCGCGAGCTCGGCCCCGACGCCCTGGCCGCATTCACCGAGACCAAGAACGTCTTCATCAGCACGGAGGCCTGA
- a CDS encoding FCD domain-containing protein: MVPVLRTVRAGNGFEEALEQVLQLLRLGLVPPGERLPPERELAERMGISRVTLREVLKVLQDQRLVESRRGRYGGTFVLARAAEGGEDELRRRVASVDVEDTLRFREVLETGAAGLCAAHGLGERGAGRLRAALAATHDAELCDYRRQDTLLHLTLAELSGSPTLTAQYAAVRATVNDLLDCIPLLVRNLEHSQHQHTALVEAVLDGDADGAREAMREHCAGTAALLRGFLT, from the coding sequence CTGGTGCCCGTCCTGCGGACCGTACGGGCCGGGAACGGCTTCGAGGAGGCGCTGGAGCAGGTCCTCCAGCTGCTCCGCCTCGGGCTCGTGCCACCGGGTGAACGGCTGCCGCCCGAACGGGAGTTGGCCGAGCGGATGGGGATCAGCCGGGTCACCCTGCGCGAGGTCTTGAAGGTGCTCCAGGACCAGCGCCTCGTGGAGAGCAGGCGCGGCCGCTACGGCGGCACGTTCGTGCTGGCCAGGGCAGCCGAGGGCGGCGAGGACGAGCTGCGCAGGCGCGTCGCGTCCGTCGACGTCGAGGACACCCTGCGCTTCCGTGAGGTCCTGGAGACCGGGGCGGCCGGATTGTGCGCGGCGCACGGACTGGGCGAGCGGGGCGCCGGGCGGCTGCGCGCCGCGCTCGCCGCGACCCACGACGCCGAACTCTGCGACTACCGCCGCCAGGACACCCTGCTCCACCTCACCCTGGCCGAGCTGTCCGGATCCCCCACGCTCACCGCCCAGTACGCGGCGGTCCGGGCCACCGTCAACGACCTCCTGGACTGCATCCCGCTCCTGGTGCGCAACCTGGAGCACTCCCAGCACCAGCACACCGCGCTCGTCGAGGCGGTGCTCGACGGCGACGCGGACGGCGCGCGCGAGGCGATGCGGGAGCACTGCGCGGGGACGGCGGCGCTGCTGCGCGGCTTCTTGACCTGA
- a CDS encoding TDT family transporter, with translation MALTARPRPRTQPLVFLRRRPALRHLGPNWYAAVMGTAIIANAGAGLPFHVPGLALVWALSLALLAVVLVARAGHWLHHRDQARAHLLDPAVAPFYGCLSMAFLAVGIGSLSVGAQLIGESAAVPLAWVLYGVGTVTGLVAAVGVPYLMVVRHELAPGSASPVWLLPVVAPMVSATLGPLLVPHLPAGQAREAMLLASYAMFGMSLLATLIILPVVFSRLVHRGALPLLLTPTLFLVLGPLGQSTTAVNKLADVASGAIGAPYARGMGAFAVVYGVPVMGFALMWLALAVAMAVRAARRGMGFAMTWWAFTFPVGTCVTGAEGLARHTGLHAFDWLAVALYALLVTAWLAAGFHTVRGLLDGRLLAPPAKK, from the coding sequence ATGGCCCTCACCGCGCGACCACGCCCTCGCACCCAGCCCCTCGTCTTCCTGCGGCGCCGCCCCGCGCTGCGCCACCTCGGCCCGAACTGGTACGCCGCTGTCATGGGCACCGCCATCATCGCCAACGCGGGCGCGGGGCTGCCCTTCCACGTTCCGGGTCTCGCGCTCGTCTGGGCGCTCTCCCTCGCACTGCTGGCCGTGGTGCTCGTGGCCCGCGCCGGGCACTGGCTGCACCACCGCGACCAGGCCCGCGCCCATCTCCTCGACCCGGCCGTCGCGCCCTTCTACGGCTGCCTTTCGATGGCCTTCCTCGCGGTCGGGATCGGCTCCCTCTCCGTCGGCGCCCAGCTGATCGGCGAGAGCGCGGCCGTCCCGCTGGCGTGGGTGCTCTACGGCGTGGGCACGGTCACGGGTCTGGTGGCCGCGGTGGGCGTCCCGTATCTGATGGTGGTGCGGCACGAACTCGCTCCGGGCAGCGCCTCCCCCGTCTGGCTGCTCCCGGTGGTCGCGCCCATGGTGTCGGCGACGCTCGGCCCGCTGCTGGTCCCCCATCTGCCGGCGGGCCAGGCCCGTGAGGCGATGCTGCTCGCCTCGTACGCGATGTTCGGCATGAGCCTGCTCGCCACGCTCATCATCCTGCCCGTGGTGTTCTCGCGTCTGGTGCACCGGGGCGCGCTGCCGCTCCTGCTCACCCCGACCCTCTTCCTGGTCCTCGGCCCGCTGGGCCAGTCGACCACCGCCGTGAACAAGCTGGCCGATGTGGCGTCCGGCGCGATCGGCGCCCCCTACGCGCGGGGCATGGGCGCCTTCGCCGTGGTGTACGGGGTACCGGTGATGGGCTTCGCCCTGATGTGGCTCGCGCTCGCGGTGGCGATGGCGGTGCGGGCGGCCCGGCGCGGCATGGGCTTCGCGATGACCTGGTGGGCCTTCACCTTCCCCGTCGGCACCTGCGTCACCGGGGCCGAGGGCCTGGCCCGCCACACCGGCCTGCACGCCTTCGACTGGCTGGCGGTGGCCCTGTACGCGCTGCTGGTGACGGCCTGGCTGGCGGCCGGCTTCCACACCGTGCGAGGGCTACTGGACGGCCGACTGCTCGCGCCGCCCGCCAAGAAGTGA
- a CDS encoding glutamine synthetase family protein: MADRTPPLSIEELRDLVASGEIDTVVLAFPDMQGRLQGKRFAAGFFLDEVLAHGTEGCNYLLAVDTEMNTVDGYAMSSWERGYGDFAMRPDAATLRRVPWNEGTAMLIADLGWSDGAPVVAAPRQILRRQLERLAELGYTAQVGTELEFIVFRDSYEQAWDAGYQGLTPANQYNIDYSVLGTGRIEPLLRRIRNEMQAAGLTVESAKGECNPGQHEIVFRYDEALVTCDQHAIYKTGAKEIAAQEGVSLTFMAKYDQREGNSCHIHLSLTDEDGRNVMAGDGPGHMSPLMRHFLAGQLAALRDFSLLYAPNINSYKRFQPGSFAPTAVAWGHDNRTCALRVVGHGASTRFENRLPGGDVNPHLAVAGLVAAGLYGIENELELPEACTSNAYVGDYAHVPTTLREAAELWENSPIAKAAFGDEVVAHYRNMARVELDAFDAAVTDWELRRSFERL; this comes from the coding sequence GTGGCAGACCGCACACCCCCGCTCTCGATCGAGGAGCTGCGAGACCTCGTCGCGAGCGGTGAGATCGACACTGTCGTCCTGGCCTTCCCCGATATGCAAGGGCGGTTGCAGGGCAAGCGCTTCGCGGCCGGCTTCTTCCTGGACGAGGTCCTGGCGCACGGCACCGAGGGCTGCAACTACCTGCTGGCCGTGGACACCGAGATGAACACGGTCGACGGCTACGCGATGTCCTCCTGGGAGCGTGGCTACGGCGACTTCGCGATGCGCCCGGATGCGGCGACGCTGCGCCGCGTGCCGTGGAACGAGGGCACCGCGATGCTCATCGCCGATCTCGGCTGGAGCGACGGCGCCCCGGTCGTCGCCGCGCCCCGCCAGATCCTCCGCCGCCAGCTGGAACGGCTCGCGGAGCTCGGCTACACCGCCCAGGTGGGCACCGAGCTCGAATTCATCGTCTTCCGGGACAGCTACGAGCAGGCCTGGGACGCGGGGTACCAGGGCCTGACCCCGGCCAATCAGTACAACATCGACTACTCCGTGCTCGGCACCGGCCGCATCGAGCCGCTGCTTCGCCGCATCCGTAACGAGATGCAGGCCGCGGGTCTGACCGTCGAGTCCGCCAAGGGGGAGTGCAACCCCGGCCAGCACGAGATCGTCTTCCGCTACGACGAGGCCCTGGTCACCTGCGACCAGCACGCGATCTACAAGACCGGCGCCAAGGAGATCGCGGCCCAGGAGGGCGTCTCGCTCACCTTCATGGCCAAGTACGACCAGCGCGAGGGCAACTCCTGCCACATCCACCTCTCGCTCACCGATGAGGACGGCCGCAATGTGATGGCGGGCGACGGACCCGGTCACATGTCGCCCCTCATGCGCCACTTCCTGGCCGGCCAGCTCGCCGCGCTGCGGGACTTCTCCCTCCTGTACGCGCCGAACATCAACTCCTACAAGCGCTTCCAGCCGGGCTCCTTCGCGCCCACCGCCGTCGCCTGGGGGCACGACAACCGCACCTGCGCGCTGCGGGTCGTCGGCCACGGCGCCTCGACCCGGTTCGAAAACCGCCTCCCGGGCGGCGACGTCAACCCCCACCTCGCCGTCGCCGGACTCGTCGCGGCCGGCCTGTACGGCATCGAGAACGAGCTGGAGCTGCCCGAGGCCTGCACGTCCAACGCCTATGTCGGCGACTACGCCCACGTCCCCACCACCCTGCGCGAAGCCGCCGAACTGTGGGAGAACAGCCCCATCGCCAAGGCCGCGTTCGGGGACGAGGTCGTCGCGCACTACCGCAACATGGCGCGGGTCGAACTCGACGCGTTCGACGCCGCGGTGACCGACTGGGAGCTCCGCCGCTCCTTCGAACGCCTGTGA